Proteins encoded by one window of Vitis riparia cultivar Riparia Gloire de Montpellier isolate 1030 chromosome 11, EGFV_Vit.rip_1.0, whole genome shotgun sequence:
- the LOC117925188 gene encoding uncharacterized protein LOC117925188 isoform X4, with the protein MAKTSQKELFDKVMKKEWTEVVKMYKQNLGLHTAKITSSGDTALHIAVSEGSVDMVEQLIKVLDSKGMKDALNIQNEHGNTPLHLAAAMGNRAMCKCIIEVDESLVDKRNEDSHTPLFLTALHGKKEAFIFLLEICEQQGIKRYYRGKSGETILHCAINGEYFELAILILERHEELVAYMNERGMSPFHLLASKPQIFRSCTYFTWLERIIYSCITVKMLLPEQDQIMNQIGQESRNIEAPSVQQFPSNYSTCCDFLNCIYHVLLVFYGWVSHSRATGENAKNSGSMRDAENPNEDNAKRHGQAGLEGNTKELPQGQESRNIEAPSVQQFPSNYSTCRDFLNRIYHVLLVFYGWVSNSRATGENAKNSGSMRDAENPNGDNAKRHGQAGLEGNTKELPQGAENPKQDQHEGQCACISGAENPKRDQHEGEGPQKFPPNYRTCFELMKLVYKLTLVILGLGYSDIQKIKDVKEKHVWSVHILEKMLKSTKIYEYDAAGRSGSESQEEETSVTKALESPNGETNQNTIEAKNNGLDKTDKTAMKIDRKETPLLTAAKNGIKEIVESILEHFPVAIHDTNSEKKNVLLLAVENRQPSLYDLLKQKYNNESVFHAVDIEGNNILHLAANYNKSMNPWIIRGAALQMKWEIKCM; encoded by the exons ATGGCGAAAACCAGTCAAAAAGAACTGTTTGACAAGGTCATGAAAAAAGAATGGACAGAGGTTGTGAAAATGTACAAGCAAAACTTGGGACTTCACACAGCCAAGATCACTAGTTCTGGGGACACAGCATTGCACATAGCTGTCTCAGAAGGAAGTGTAGATATGGTTGAACAACTTATTAAAGTGCTGGATTCCAAGGGCATGAAGGATGCTCTAAATATTCAGAACGAGCATGGCAACACGCCTCTCCATTTGGCTGCGGCCATGGGAAATAGGGCCATGTGCAAATGCATAATTGAAGTGGATGAAAGTCTGGTGGATAAGCGGAATGAAGACAGCCATACACCCCTCTTCTTGACCGCTCTCCACGGGAAAAAGGAAgctttcatttttctccttgaAATCTGCGAACAACAAGGAATAAAGAGATACTATCGAGGAAAGAGTGGTGAAACCATTCTCCACTGCGCCATTAATGGAGAATACTTCG AATTGGCAATACTTATATTGGAACGGCATGAAGAGCTTGTGGCCTACATGAACGAAAGAGGAATGTCACCTTTCCATCTCCTGGCCAGTAAGCCTCAAATATTCAGAAGTTGTACTTACTTCACCTGGCTGGAAAGAATTATCTATTCTT GTATAACTGTCAAAATGCTGCTGCCAGAACAAGATCAGATCATGAACCAAATAG gtCAAGAATCAAGGAATATTGAAGCTCCAAGCGTTCAACAGTTTCCATCAAATTATAGCACATGCTGCGACTTCTTGAATTGTATATATCATGTTCTATTGGTTTTCTATGGATGGG TCTCTCATTCAAGAGCTACTGGGGAAAATGCAAAAAACTCTGGCTCAATGAGGGATGCGGAGAACCCTAACGAAGATAATGCAAAAAGACATGGCCAGGCGGGATTGGAGGGGAACACAAAAGAACTGCCTCAAG gtCAAGAATCAAGGAATATTGAAGCTCCAAGCGTTCAACAGTTTCCATCAAATTATAGCACATGCCGCGACTTCTTGAATCGTATATATCATGTTCTATTGGTTTTCTATGGATGGG TCTCTAATTCAAGAGCTACTGGGGAAAATGCGAAAAACTCTGGCTCAATGAGGGATGCGGAGAACCCTAACGGAGATAATGCAAAAAGACATGGCCAGGCAGGATTGGAGGGGAACACAAAAGAACTGCCTCAAG GAGCGGAGAACCCAAAACAAGACCAACATGAAGGTCAGTGTGCCTGCATTTCAGGAGCAGAGAACCCAAAACGAGACCAACATGAAG gtgaaGGTCCACAAAAATTCCCACCAAATTATCGAACATGCTTCGAGCTGATGAAGCTTGTATATAAACTAACGCTGGTTATCCTTGGATTGG GATACAGCGACATACAGAAGATTAAGGACGTAAAAGAGAAGCACGTATGGTCTGTTCATATCCTCGAAAAAATGCTTAAAAGTACTAAGATTTACGAGTATGATGCTGCTGGAAGGTCCGGATCAGAATCCCAAGAAGAAGAAACTTCAGTTACGAAAGCTCTCGAATCTCCAAATGGGGAAACTAACCAAAATACCATAGAGGCCAAAAATAATGGTCTGGACAAAACTGATAAAACAG CGATGAAAATTGATAGAAAAGAGACGCCATTACTAACCGCAGCAAAGAATGGTATCAAAGAAATTGTGGAGAGCATCCTCGAGCATTTTCCAGTTGCCATCCATGACACGAACTCAGAGAAGAAGAACGTTTTGCTGTTGGCAGTGGAGAATAGACAACCCTCTCTGTATGATCTCTTAAAACAGAAATATAATAACGAAAGTGTATTTCATGCAGTGGATATTGAAGGAAACAATATCTTGCATCTTGCTGCAAATTACAATAAGTCTATGAATCCTTGGATTATTCGAGGTGCTGCATTGCAAATGAAATGGGAAATCAAATG CATGTGA
- the LOC117925188 gene encoding uncharacterized protein LOC117925188 isoform X3, whose translation MAKTSQKELFDKVMKKEWTEVVKMYKQNLGLHTAKITSSGDTALHIAVSEGSVDMVEQLIKVLDSKGMKDALNIQNEHGNTPLHLAAAMGNRAMCKCIIEVDESLVDKRNEDSHTPLFLTALHGKKEAFIFLLEICEQQGIKRYYRGKSGETILHCAINGEYFELAILILERHEELVAYMNERGMSPFHLLASKPQIFRSCTYFTWLERIIYSCITVKMLLPEQDQIMNQIGQESRNIEAPSVQQFPSNYSTCCDFLNCIYHVLLVFYGWVSNSRATGENAKNSGSMRDAENPNGDNAKRHGQAGLEGNTKELPQGAENPKQDQHEGQCACISGAENPKRDQHEGEGPQKFPPNYRTCFELMKLVYKLTLVILGLGYSDIQKIKDVKEKHVWSVHILEKMLKSTKIYEYDAAGRSGSESQEEETSVTKALESPNGETNQNTIEAKNNGLDKTDKTAMKIDRKETPLLTAAKNGIKEIVESILEHFPVAIHDTNSEKKNVLLLAVENRQPSLYDLLKQKYNNESVFHAVDIEGNNILHLAANYNKSMNPWIIRGAALQMKWEIKWYEHVKSSMPPNLMLYNNAGKTAVEIFTNTHEELVEQGGKWLYKTSSSCSVVAALIASVAFTTTGNVPGGVEKGKPVHGKELAFQVFSISSLISLCCSVTSLVIFLGILTSRYRENEFKTALPTKLLGGLSLLLISIAAILVSFCAGHFFIVDDQFRSVAVPIYAVTCLPAAAIFALGHLPLYMDLICAILMKVPTIFYNGRYTPLGSET comes from the exons ATGGCGAAAACCAGTCAAAAAGAACTGTTTGACAAGGTCATGAAAAAAGAATGGACAGAGGTTGTGAAAATGTACAAGCAAAACTTGGGACTTCACACAGCCAAGATCACTAGTTCTGGGGACACAGCATTGCACATAGCTGTCTCAGAAGGAAGTGTAGATATGGTTGAACAACTTATTAAAGTGCTGGATTCCAAGGGCATGAAGGATGCTCTAAATATTCAGAACGAGCATGGCAACACGCCTCTCCATTTGGCTGCGGCCATGGGAAATAGGGCCATGTGCAAATGCATAATTGAAGTGGATGAAAGTCTGGTGGATAAGCGGAATGAAGACAGCCATACACCCCTCTTCTTGACCGCTCTCCACGGGAAAAAGGAAgctttcatttttctccttgaAATCTGCGAACAACAAGGAATAAAGAGATACTATCGAGGAAAGAGTGGTGAAACCATTCTCCACTGCGCCATTAATGGAGAATACTTCG AATTGGCAATACTTATATTGGAACGGCATGAAGAGCTTGTGGCCTACATGAACGAAAGAGGAATGTCACCTTTCCATCTCCTGGCCAGTAAGCCTCAAATATTCAGAAGTTGTACTTACTTCACCTGGCTGGAAAGAATTATCTATTCTT GTATAACTGTCAAAATGCTGCTGCCAGAACAAGATCAGATCATGAACCAAATAG gtCAAGAATCAAGGAATATTGAAGCTCCAAGCGTTCAACAGTTTCCATCAAATTATAGCACATGCTGCGACTTCTTGAATTGTATATATCATGTTCTATTGGTTTTCTATGGATGGG TCTCTAATTCAAGAGCTACTGGGGAAAATGCGAAAAACTCTGGCTCAATGAGGGATGCGGAGAACCCTAACGGAGATAATGCAAAAAGACATGGCCAGGCAGGATTGGAGGGGAACACAAAAGAACTGCCTCAAG GAGCGGAGAACCCAAAACAAGACCAACATGAAGGTCAGTGTGCCTGCATTTCAGGAGCAGAGAACCCAAAACGAGACCAACATGAAG gtgaaGGTCCACAAAAATTCCCACCAAATTATCGAACATGCTTCGAGCTGATGAAGCTTGTATATAAACTAACGCTGGTTATCCTTGGATTGG GATACAGCGACATACAGAAGATTAAGGACGTAAAAGAGAAGCACGTATGGTCTGTTCATATCCTCGAAAAAATGCTTAAAAGTACTAAGATTTACGAGTATGATGCTGCTGGAAGGTCCGGATCAGAATCCCAAGAAGAAGAAACTTCAGTTACGAAAGCTCTCGAATCTCCAAATGGGGAAACTAACCAAAATACCATAGAGGCCAAAAATAATGGTCTGGACAAAACTGATAAAACAG CGATGAAAATTGATAGAAAAGAGACGCCATTACTAACCGCAGCAAAGAATGGTATCAAAGAAATTGTGGAGAGCATCCTCGAGCATTTTCCAGTTGCCATCCATGACACGAACTCAGAGAAGAAGAACGTTTTGCTGTTGGCAGTGGAGAATAGACAACCCTCTCTGTATGATCTCTTAAAACAGAAATATAATAACGAAAGTGTATTTCATGCAGTGGATATTGAAGGAAACAATATCTTGCATCTTGCTGCAAATTACAATAAGTCTATGAATCCTTGGATTATTCGAGGTGCTGCATTGCAAATGAAATGGGAAATCAAATGGTATGAG CATGTGAAGAGTTCCATGCCACCAAACTTGATGTTGTATAACAATGCTGGCAAGACCGCAGTGGAGATCTTCACAAACACACATGAAGAACTCGTAGAACAAGGTGGAAAATGGCTATATAAGACCTCGAGTTCATGCTCGGTTGTAGCAGCGCTTATTGCATCTGTTGCCTTTACAACAACAGGCAATGTTCCAGGAGGCGTAGAGAAAGGGAAACCAGTTCATGGAAAGGAACTAGCATTTCAAGTGTTTTCAATTTCATCACTAATTTCTCTTTGCTGCTCAGTCACCTCCTTGGTAATTTTTCTAGGGATTCTCACCTCTAGATACCGAGAGAATGAATTTAAGACGGCCTTGCCAACGAAGCTTCTGGGGGGTTTGTCGTTACTTCTGATCTCCATAGCAGCTATATTGGTGTCTTTCTGCGCAGGCCACTTCTTCATTGTGGATGATCAGTTTAGATCTGTGGCGGTTCCAATCTATGCAGTCACCTGCCTGCCAGCCGCAGCAATTTTCGCCCTGGGCCATTTACCTTTATACATGGATCTCATATGTGCCATTCTTATGAAGGTCCCAACCATTTTTTATAATGGAAGGTATACTCCGTTGGGGAGTGAAACTTGA
- the LOC117925188 gene encoding uncharacterized protein LOC117925188 isoform X1, whose translation MAKTSQKELFDKVMKKEWTEVVKMYKQNLGLHTAKITSSGDTALHIAVSEGSVDMVEQLIKVLDSKGMKDALNIQNEHGNTPLHLAAAMGNRAMCKCIIEVDESLVDKRNEDSHTPLFLTALHGKKEAFIFLLEICEQQGIKRYYRGKSGETILHCAINGEYFELAILILERHEELVAYMNERGMSPFHLLASKPQIFRSCTYFTWLERIIYSCITVKMLLPEQDQIMNQIGQESRNIEAPSVQQFPSNYSTCCDFLNCIYHVLLVFYGWVSHSRATGENAKNSGSMRDAENPNEDNAKRHGQAGLEGNTKELPQGQESRNIEAPSVQQFPSNYSTCRDFLNRIYHVLLVFYGWVSNSRATGENAKNSGSMRDAENPNGDNAKRHGQAGLEGNTKELPQGAENPKQDQHEGQCACISGAENPKRDQHEGEGPQKFPPNYRTCFELMKLVYKLTLVILGLGYSDIQKIKDVKEKHVWSVHILEKMLKSTKIYEYDAAGRSGSESQEEETSVTKALESPNGETNQNTIEAKNNGLDKTDKTAMKIDRKETPLLTAAKNGIKEIVESILEHFPVAIHDTNSEKKNVLLLAVENRQPSLYDLLKQKYNNESVFHAVDIEGNNILHLAANYNKSMNPWIIRGAALQMKWEIKWYEHVKSSMPPNLMLYNNAGKTAVEIFTNTHEELVEQGGKWLYKTSSSCSVVAALIASVAFTTTGNVPGGVEKGKPVHGKELAFQVFSISSLISLCCSVTSLVIFLGILTSRYRENEFKTALPTKLLGGLSLLLISIAAILVSFCAGHFFIVDDQFRSVAVPIYAVTCLPAAAIFALGHLPLYMDLICAILMKVPTIFYNGRYTPLGSET comes from the exons ATGGCGAAAACCAGTCAAAAAGAACTGTTTGACAAGGTCATGAAAAAAGAATGGACAGAGGTTGTGAAAATGTACAAGCAAAACTTGGGACTTCACACAGCCAAGATCACTAGTTCTGGGGACACAGCATTGCACATAGCTGTCTCAGAAGGAAGTGTAGATATGGTTGAACAACTTATTAAAGTGCTGGATTCCAAGGGCATGAAGGATGCTCTAAATATTCAGAACGAGCATGGCAACACGCCTCTCCATTTGGCTGCGGCCATGGGAAATAGGGCCATGTGCAAATGCATAATTGAAGTGGATGAAAGTCTGGTGGATAAGCGGAATGAAGACAGCCATACACCCCTCTTCTTGACCGCTCTCCACGGGAAAAAGGAAgctttcatttttctccttgaAATCTGCGAACAACAAGGAATAAAGAGATACTATCGAGGAAAGAGTGGTGAAACCATTCTCCACTGCGCCATTAATGGAGAATACTTCG AATTGGCAATACTTATATTGGAACGGCATGAAGAGCTTGTGGCCTACATGAACGAAAGAGGAATGTCACCTTTCCATCTCCTGGCCAGTAAGCCTCAAATATTCAGAAGTTGTACTTACTTCACCTGGCTGGAAAGAATTATCTATTCTT GTATAACTGTCAAAATGCTGCTGCCAGAACAAGATCAGATCATGAACCAAATAG gtCAAGAATCAAGGAATATTGAAGCTCCAAGCGTTCAACAGTTTCCATCAAATTATAGCACATGCTGCGACTTCTTGAATTGTATATATCATGTTCTATTGGTTTTCTATGGATGGG TCTCTCATTCAAGAGCTACTGGGGAAAATGCAAAAAACTCTGGCTCAATGAGGGATGCGGAGAACCCTAACGAAGATAATGCAAAAAGACATGGCCAGGCGGGATTGGAGGGGAACACAAAAGAACTGCCTCAAG gtCAAGAATCAAGGAATATTGAAGCTCCAAGCGTTCAACAGTTTCCATCAAATTATAGCACATGCCGCGACTTCTTGAATCGTATATATCATGTTCTATTGGTTTTCTATGGATGGG TCTCTAATTCAAGAGCTACTGGGGAAAATGCGAAAAACTCTGGCTCAATGAGGGATGCGGAGAACCCTAACGGAGATAATGCAAAAAGACATGGCCAGGCAGGATTGGAGGGGAACACAAAAGAACTGCCTCAAG GAGCGGAGAACCCAAAACAAGACCAACATGAAGGTCAGTGTGCCTGCATTTCAGGAGCAGAGAACCCAAAACGAGACCAACATGAAG gtgaaGGTCCACAAAAATTCCCACCAAATTATCGAACATGCTTCGAGCTGATGAAGCTTGTATATAAACTAACGCTGGTTATCCTTGGATTGG GATACAGCGACATACAGAAGATTAAGGACGTAAAAGAGAAGCACGTATGGTCTGTTCATATCCTCGAAAAAATGCTTAAAAGTACTAAGATTTACGAGTATGATGCTGCTGGAAGGTCCGGATCAGAATCCCAAGAAGAAGAAACTTCAGTTACGAAAGCTCTCGAATCTCCAAATGGGGAAACTAACCAAAATACCATAGAGGCCAAAAATAATGGTCTGGACAAAACTGATAAAACAG CGATGAAAATTGATAGAAAAGAGACGCCATTACTAACCGCAGCAAAGAATGGTATCAAAGAAATTGTGGAGAGCATCCTCGAGCATTTTCCAGTTGCCATCCATGACACGAACTCAGAGAAGAAGAACGTTTTGCTGTTGGCAGTGGAGAATAGACAACCCTCTCTGTATGATCTCTTAAAACAGAAATATAATAACGAAAGTGTATTTCATGCAGTGGATATTGAAGGAAACAATATCTTGCATCTTGCTGCAAATTACAATAAGTCTATGAATCCTTGGATTATTCGAGGTGCTGCATTGCAAATGAAATGGGAAATCAAATGGTATGAG CATGTGAAGAGTTCCATGCCACCAAACTTGATGTTGTATAACAATGCTGGCAAGACCGCAGTGGAGATCTTCACAAACACACATGAAGAACTCGTAGAACAAGGTGGAAAATGGCTATATAAGACCTCGAGTTCATGCTCGGTTGTAGCAGCGCTTATTGCATCTGTTGCCTTTACAACAACAGGCAATGTTCCAGGAGGCGTAGAGAAAGGGAAACCAGTTCATGGAAAGGAACTAGCATTTCAAGTGTTTTCAATTTCATCACTAATTTCTCTTTGCTGCTCAGTCACCTCCTTGGTAATTTTTCTAGGGATTCTCACCTCTAGATACCGAGAGAATGAATTTAAGACGGCCTTGCCAACGAAGCTTCTGGGGGGTTTGTCGTTACTTCTGATCTCCATAGCAGCTATATTGGTGTCTTTCTGCGCAGGCCACTTCTTCATTGTGGATGATCAGTTTAGATCTGTGGCGGTTCCAATCTATGCAGTCACCTGCCTGCCAGCCGCAGCAATTTTCGCCCTGGGCCATTTACCTTTATACATGGATCTCATATGTGCCATTCTTATGAAGGTCCCAACCATTTTTTATAATGGAAGGTATACTCCGTTGGGGAGTGAAACTTGA
- the LOC117925188 gene encoding uncharacterized protein LOC117925188 isoform X2 codes for MAKTSQKELFDKVMKKEWTEVVKMYKQNLGLHTAKITSSGDTALHIAVSEGSVDMVEQLIKVLDSKGMKDALNIQNEHGNTPLHLAAAMGNRAMCKCIIEVDESLVDKRNEDSHTPLFLTALHGKKEAFIFLLEICEQQGIKRYYRGKSGETILHCAINGEYFELAILILERHEELVAYMNERGMSPFHLLASKPQIFRSCTYFTWLERIIYSCITVKMLLPEQDQIMNQIGQESRNIEAPSVQQFPSNYSTCCDFLNFSHSRATGENAKNSGSMRDAENPNEDNAKRHGQAGLEGNTKELPQGQESRNIEAPSVQQFPSNYSTCRDFLNRIYHVLLVFYGWVSNSRATGENAKNSGSMRDAENPNGDNAKRHGQAGLEGNTKELPQGAENPKQDQHEGQCACISGAENPKRDQHEGEGPQKFPPNYRTCFELMKLVYKLTLVILGLGYSDIQKIKDVKEKHVWSVHILEKMLKSTKIYEYDAAGRSGSESQEEETSVTKALESPNGETNQNTIEAKNNGLDKTDKTAMKIDRKETPLLTAAKNGIKEIVESILEHFPVAIHDTNSEKKNVLLLAVENRQPSLYDLLKQKYNNESVFHAVDIEGNNILHLAANYNKSMNPWIIRGAALQMKWEIKWYEHVKSSMPPNLMLYNNAGKTAVEIFTNTHEELVEQGGKWLYKTSSSCSVVAALIASVAFTTTGNVPGGVEKGKPVHGKELAFQVFSISSLISLCCSVTSLVIFLGILTSRYRENEFKTALPTKLLGGLSLLLISIAAILVSFCAGHFFIVDDQFRSVAVPIYAVTCLPAAAIFALGHLPLYMDLICAILMKVPTIFYNGRYTPLGSET; via the exons ATGGCGAAAACCAGTCAAAAAGAACTGTTTGACAAGGTCATGAAAAAAGAATGGACAGAGGTTGTGAAAATGTACAAGCAAAACTTGGGACTTCACACAGCCAAGATCACTAGTTCTGGGGACACAGCATTGCACATAGCTGTCTCAGAAGGAAGTGTAGATATGGTTGAACAACTTATTAAAGTGCTGGATTCCAAGGGCATGAAGGATGCTCTAAATATTCAGAACGAGCATGGCAACACGCCTCTCCATTTGGCTGCGGCCATGGGAAATAGGGCCATGTGCAAATGCATAATTGAAGTGGATGAAAGTCTGGTGGATAAGCGGAATGAAGACAGCCATACACCCCTCTTCTTGACCGCTCTCCACGGGAAAAAGGAAgctttcatttttctccttgaAATCTGCGAACAACAAGGAATAAAGAGATACTATCGAGGAAAGAGTGGTGAAACCATTCTCCACTGCGCCATTAATGGAGAATACTTCG AATTGGCAATACTTATATTGGAACGGCATGAAGAGCTTGTGGCCTACATGAACGAAAGAGGAATGTCACCTTTCCATCTCCTGGCCAGTAAGCCTCAAATATTCAGAAGTTGTACTTACTTCACCTGGCTGGAAAGAATTATCTATTCTT GTATAACTGTCAAAATGCTGCTGCCAGAACAAGATCAGATCATGAACCAAATAG gtCAAGAATCAAGGAATATTGAAGCTCCAAGCGTTCAACAGTTTCCATCAAATTATAGCACATGCTGCGACTTCTTGAATT TCTCTCATTCAAGAGCTACTGGGGAAAATGCAAAAAACTCTGGCTCAATGAGGGATGCGGAGAACCCTAACGAAGATAATGCAAAAAGACATGGCCAGGCGGGATTGGAGGGGAACACAAAAGAACTGCCTCAAG gtCAAGAATCAAGGAATATTGAAGCTCCAAGCGTTCAACAGTTTCCATCAAATTATAGCACATGCCGCGACTTCTTGAATCGTATATATCATGTTCTATTGGTTTTCTATGGATGGG TCTCTAATTCAAGAGCTACTGGGGAAAATGCGAAAAACTCTGGCTCAATGAGGGATGCGGAGAACCCTAACGGAGATAATGCAAAAAGACATGGCCAGGCAGGATTGGAGGGGAACACAAAAGAACTGCCTCAAG GAGCGGAGAACCCAAAACAAGACCAACATGAAGGTCAGTGTGCCTGCATTTCAGGAGCAGAGAACCCAAAACGAGACCAACATGAAG gtgaaGGTCCACAAAAATTCCCACCAAATTATCGAACATGCTTCGAGCTGATGAAGCTTGTATATAAACTAACGCTGGTTATCCTTGGATTGG GATACAGCGACATACAGAAGATTAAGGACGTAAAAGAGAAGCACGTATGGTCTGTTCATATCCTCGAAAAAATGCTTAAAAGTACTAAGATTTACGAGTATGATGCTGCTGGAAGGTCCGGATCAGAATCCCAAGAAGAAGAAACTTCAGTTACGAAAGCTCTCGAATCTCCAAATGGGGAAACTAACCAAAATACCATAGAGGCCAAAAATAATGGTCTGGACAAAACTGATAAAACAG CGATGAAAATTGATAGAAAAGAGACGCCATTACTAACCGCAGCAAAGAATGGTATCAAAGAAATTGTGGAGAGCATCCTCGAGCATTTTCCAGTTGCCATCCATGACACGAACTCAGAGAAGAAGAACGTTTTGCTGTTGGCAGTGGAGAATAGACAACCCTCTCTGTATGATCTCTTAAAACAGAAATATAATAACGAAAGTGTATTTCATGCAGTGGATATTGAAGGAAACAATATCTTGCATCTTGCTGCAAATTACAATAAGTCTATGAATCCTTGGATTATTCGAGGTGCTGCATTGCAAATGAAATGGGAAATCAAATGGTATGAG CATGTGAAGAGTTCCATGCCACCAAACTTGATGTTGTATAACAATGCTGGCAAGACCGCAGTGGAGATCTTCACAAACACACATGAAGAACTCGTAGAACAAGGTGGAAAATGGCTATATAAGACCTCGAGTTCATGCTCGGTTGTAGCAGCGCTTATTGCATCTGTTGCCTTTACAACAACAGGCAATGTTCCAGGAGGCGTAGAGAAAGGGAAACCAGTTCATGGAAAGGAACTAGCATTTCAAGTGTTTTCAATTTCATCACTAATTTCTCTTTGCTGCTCAGTCACCTCCTTGGTAATTTTTCTAGGGATTCTCACCTCTAGATACCGAGAGAATGAATTTAAGACGGCCTTGCCAACGAAGCTTCTGGGGGGTTTGTCGTTACTTCTGATCTCCATAGCAGCTATATTGGTGTCTTTCTGCGCAGGCCACTTCTTCATTGTGGATGATCAGTTTAGATCTGTGGCGGTTCCAATCTATGCAGTCACCTGCCTGCCAGCCGCAGCAATTTTCGCCCTGGGCCATTTACCTTTATACATGGATCTCATATGTGCCATTCTTATGAAGGTCCCAACCATTTTTTATAATGGAAGGTATACTCCGTTGGGGAGTGAAACTTGA